GTAATCTGTCCAAATTTTCCTGTAACTTACATCGCTCATAATCTGACGAGACTTTAGAATAATCTTTACAATCATCAGCCAAAACTTTCTCTATGCCCTCTACTACATCAGGaagatcatttataaatttataaacagaatTGGTCCTAAAATACTGCCCTGAGCATGCTGAATTTCACCACTCATAgtgagattaaaaaaaatgatataaaaacaaataacatgaataataaatGGACTTGTATGTTATGTCATGCatgtatgttgttgttttttttacactttcaGCATGTTCTACTTGTCAAAGACATATTCACAGATATGGACATAGATATGgtcatgtattattattgtaaaaaattatCACACCatgaataattgttttcaaattcatttttgatatttttcagatCTACAAATTATTAAGAAATAGCTTCGTCTAGCATTATACTTTTGATGTGTTAAAATAATATTGTGTTGCTGATCAGCTGATTATGTGAGAAATGGCGACAAAAGTTACAGCTAATCCTGATCTTGAtatatttaaagaagaaaaagaaggaaaattACGAGAAGTTGGAAATCAAGCAGTATGGTCTCTGTCTTCATGTAAACCAGGTGAAAAAAACGTGAAGATCTTCttcaagtttttaaacaaaataaattattagtttgaaatataacttataacatAGCATATGGTAGACATtgctttttaattaaaataaacatgataaaagacaGAGCAGTCTTAGTAGTAAGCTACTTTTTCACTATATATGTAGCTAGCCCTGGCCATGATGGCAGGTGGGttcatttctaattttaattgaCTAGActtgtcagttttcctacaAAAGACAGATAGATGGTTCTCTCAATTAAGATTCAACTACCAATAAAAGCTGACTACAtaaaaatagcacaatagtgttgaaattggttttaaactccaataaataaattaaaattaacatttttatgttaaaagtaaGTACAGACTACAcgaatgatttttattttacaagacaTTCGGTCTGGTAAGCATCCTAGCTTTACCAGACCGAATGAAATTTTACCAGAccaatttttagctcacctggcccaaagggccaagtgagcttttctcatcacccgtcagagctcagacataaacaagtcgatttttgtttttgacttaaataagtccaaacatgattttattataaaaatgtagtttcaattttagacttatctaagtcagaaaatgacagacttgttTAGGTCTATTCATGttggtgaaaaaacttaatgttaCTTTGTGGCCAAACTACACCACCTATGACAGCAAAAACCTGTATGAGAGTTCAAAAGGACTTGagctatctatatttaattatctaattgaaCATCCCTACTAAACACAGATGTTTTACCTCATTAAGTGTGATTCCAGGTGGTTGCATTGTAAggttaattaacattatctccgattttttagactctcattcatatttttctttagaagacAAAGCATTGACTTTCAATGatgtcattatttgatttagatgcaTGACCTCCTTATAAATATGCGTGGGTCTTAAAgttaaccaattttgatcactTATTGACTTGCAGGAGTCGatatttgcaactttttgattctggtcaattatttattgtttaacaaTATTGGACTTATTCAAGTCATATTTTGTGTTACattcagtcaggggtactacttgtacaagtgtattttatttacttgaagaagtgaaaaaaaatatacacatataagtaaataaataatgtttgaataatctccccttaattttctgaaaaatttacttatacaagtaaatttttcttacaatcccacaaaaatcctcaagttttcagatgtaaaatcatgcctttaatgatttttcccaggtttgctcaatttttttcattaaagttcaatgtttcatctcattaattcatcaaagaaactgattgagcAAAGTTCTTGTATATTTGCgcaaggccttcaaaaattgctcctttggggcttgtaaatgagcagtgttaagaagaaaacagacaaatgggactttcattgtccatgaaattacacttGAATGGTTAGTTAAGACATCTGCAAATGGtacacaattgaaaattctattagagcaaagaaatcttcagaattcaagaaaagaagaaaggatgatttttttacctatacaagtaaaaaaatttgaatgtggaagggacataactcagccaataattttttttacttatataagtaaataaaattcacttgtttaagtatcctacaaatttacttatatgtgtatatttattttacttcttcaagtaaataaaatacacttgtacaagtagtacccctgactgacattaaagggagacaaatcctaaaacttacatatttagacctctatgagtcaaaagcagattcagacttattgatcacttggcgtctgtcgccCCTTAATGTCTGTCGTCATCCGTCGTCcagcgtcgttaacttttacaaaatcttctcctctgaaactaccgggccaaattattccaaacttatatctagtttaaaaattgtgttttgtgacctggccaaccaaccaagatggtcgccatggctaaaaatagaatgtaggggtaaaatgcagttttggcttataactcaaaaaccaaagcatttagagcaaatctgggataaaattgttcatcaggtcaacatctatctgccctgaaatttcagaaaaataagacaacctgttgttgggttgctgcccctaaattggtaattttaaggaaattttactgtttttggttattatcttgaatatttttatagatggagataaactgtaaacagcaataatgttcagcaaagtaagatttacaaataagtcaacattatcaaaatggtcagttgacccctttaggagttattgccctttatagtcaatttttaaccatttttcgtaaatctccatgatcttttacaaaaatcttctcctctgaaactaccaggccaaattaatccaaacttggccgcaaATATCTTTGgggtattaagtttaaaaaaagtgtccggtgacccagcatcaaatcaagatggctgccacagctaaaaatagaacatggaggttaaatgcagtttttggtttttactcaaaacccaaagcatttagagcaaatctgaccagGGGTAAAGTTGTTTATCtcgtcaagatctatctgccctgaaattttaagatgaattggacaacccgttgttgggttgctgcccctaaattggtaattttaaggaaattttgctgtttttggatattatcttgaatattattatggatagagataaactgtaaacagcaaaaatgttcagcaaagtaagatttacaaataagtcaacaggaccaaaatggtcagttgacctctttaggagttattgccctttatagtcaatttttaaccatttttcgttaatcttagttaacttatacaaaaatcgtctcctctgaaactactgggccaaaatttaccaaacatagccagaatcattattaggctatctagtttgaaaattgtgttttatgactgtgcaaaccaaccaagatggccgctacggctaaaaacatagcatttagagcaaatctgacaaggggtaaaattgtttatctggtcaagatctatctgccctgaaagttttagatgaatcggacaacttgttgttaggttgctgcccctaaattggtaattttaaggaaattttactgttttgggttataatcttgaatattattatagatagagataaactgtaaacagcaataatgtacagcaatttaagactaaaaaataagacaaaatgaccaaaatggtcaattggcCCCATATtaaagaagttattgtcctttataatcaatttttaacaattttcataaaatttgtaaatttttactaacattttccactgaaactacacggacaagttcattatagatagagataattgtaagcagcaacaatgttcagtaaagtaagatgtacaaacacatcacaatcacctaaacaaaattttgtcatgaactgtctgcttcctttgtttaattaacatataccaaggtgagcgacacagtctctttagagcctctagttttacatCTAATTATCcgacaaaaaacaacaaacatatgACTTTGTTGTGCTCTACTCCTCccaaaaatgcacaaaaaaaatgatgtaaCTAGAgggtatatcatgtatattgttaTGAAAGTTGTGCACAATTACTTGCATTTCAGTGAAGAGTAATGTCCCattttattggattttgacaatgtttgtgaactaaacattatttaataatagagtttctgtaaaaatattatttcctattccttctttatttttcatatatctttTGGTTTACAATTCTAGTGTTAATATTTCATAGCTGAATTTTGTGATCTGCTTggatttttattcattatacccctgctttaaaaaaggggggtatactgttttacctctgtctgtgcttcagtcagtccgtccgtccgtcccatgaatatttttcgtcgcatttttctcaggaactacaatacaaggatttctgaaatttggtttcagggtttatctaagtcagctataccgtgtgatgcgttttcagattgatcacttgacaacttcctgtttacgaacacttgcatatttttacactatttatattatccacttgcggcggggaatcatcagtgagcagtagctcgcagtttcacttgtttattgtatttaatcTGCAAACCCCGAAATATCCTTATCCATTCCCAGAATCTGATcctgttttatttacatttcctGTTGTGCCAATGATGGCAGCCATTGTTGTTTTGACAGTGAGATATGTTTTTATCCGGATTTACACATTACTCAGGTTAGTGATTTTCGGCATAAagctagcggttgaacaaaataaacatcgcTGTGATGAATAATaaagatgaaaatatatttgagaTCGTTTGGCAATTTTGCTAGAATGTTAGAAAAAtccactaaaaaaaaacaccgtCACCGGGCATTCAGACCGGATTTCAACAAAATTCTCCCAGACCGATCCATTATTCACCAGATTTGTCCGACGTTCCGACGTATTTCGTGTAGTCTGAGAAAGAACATTTACAAAGcagattatgattttttttctatagataaCATTTTAGTTATCCAACACAAATGTTGTTACAGTTGTAGATGTTgtagtatttttatgatttaatcaTTACATGTACACGTTTGTAGGATTTGGAGTTGATCAGTTGAGGGAGGATTCTCCAGACACTTACTGGCAGTCAGACGGTCCTCAGCCACACCTAGTTAACATACAATTCAGAAAGAAAACTACCATTCATGACATATGTATCTACACAGATTACAAAGCTGATGAAAGCTATACCCCAAATAGGTAAAAAAGTCTCACAACAATGCCATGAAAATTATAAGTGTAcatttgacaaaacaaatatgtatgttTACTGTCACCTGCTGGAAAAACACACTGTaattgtttggttggttggcaaaatTTGATTACTGTAGATTCAggaattattgcatgcattaattattgcgattttgtcatttaaaactgaaatgcgatttaaatttttacgattttgagaaaagtcctGTTTAAAGCTAcaagatatatatcaaaaacttaataaattttattttttttgctcaaTCAGTAATCATGGTAATGTAATACAAGAAGTGAAAGAATAATTCTTTTTTAGTAACAATAacgttcaattttgtcaaaattagccaaaaaacattgattatgaattattcacttgcaagagaataattcgacctcataaGTCATTGAATCGGTATTCatgtaaactttaatttaaccATTAGATTGAGATGGATAACACATGAATTGTATGTGTAAAATTTTTTAAAGGAAGAGAATGTCATCACTGAGaaacatgtattttgatatatacTTAAACTCACTTGTCAAAGGAGAGTCACTCTAGACtatattaattttcaacaaaCCAGTTACAGGCTGTTTTCCGTTTCAAGAAGTTTCACTGTATGGATAGAAAGtagattatttttaaaactaacaaataaatttttcaaCTCTCCGTGCAAAGATTGCAGAAATAGTATAAAGCAGCTGTCTATGgtgtatacaattttaattccaattaaatttgttaattatgttaaaattatgttcatttttttcagaatctCAATTAGGGCTGGTACCCATTTCAATGACCTGGTTGAGGTTGAACAGATAGAGATGTCTGAACCAGTTGGATGGGTGTGTGTACCAATGAAAGATGTCAATGAAAAGCCAATAAGGACATTTATGATTCAAATAGCTATTTTATCAAACCACCAAAATGGGCGAGATACACATTTACGGAGAATAAAAGTACGCGCTCCTGTACAAGACATTTCATCAGCAAAAATCCCTAAATTTACAAGTCCTGAACTTTTGCAGTATGCTTTTATTAGATAGCGTTTGTAAGATAAGATCATTataacttttcattttgaaGTTATGAAAAAGAAGAAGCAATGAAATAATCTGCAATTACCATGGTTACCATTGTCATTCTGTACATAAATTTATGATAACATCTgatttaaataaacttaaagAGATAGTAAATCAATCATATAAAGATGAATTATCACCAAATTTGGAGTTTTTTGCCTGTATATTTTGTCTTGCCTTAGAGATGTTGCATAAGAAAGACTTAAATGTGTCGTTTCCAGTTATAACACTGAACATAAACAGTACcaatttttatgtaaaagatgTCAATTTCAACAATTTGAATCAGTCTCTTTAGCTATGCTTGAGggccacaaaattgaaaatcaaaagattATTGGACATGTTAAaaggatgaagagctataaaccaaaaaggacaaaaaaagtatagtcaaaGCCAAACAAGGAATTGGACATTTACATGAGAAAGATACtttactaaatttaaaaaaaattgtatttagccagtaccaaagtactggctactgtGGTGGTCATACCCTCAAGGACTATAAGTCCACCAGTAGAGTCATCGACCCATTGGTAGTAATAATGGTAACTCAGTGTTTTCTGAGGTTGAAGTAGAGGCAGCATTGTGGTCAGTGGTTTGCTCAAGTTTGTGATTTGGTCAGCCTGTAGGGAACTAGTATTAAGTCAATGAATTTGAAGATCCAGTTTTATTAGTTCATACTTAGATACTCTTTGGCCTTTCCCCTTTAGTTATGAGCTGTTGAATTTGATGAGAATTTCAAGATTGTGTCAGAAAACACTTAAAGGCACAGAATGTAAACAAGAAATTGATTAAACGACATAATGAACCACAATGCATTTGGTATATGGGTTCCTTGCAACATGTACATATCTGTCAGGTTGGGTTCACCAGACATTGACCTCATTCAAAGCTAAAGTTACACTGTGAAGTCTGTTTTTTGGATACTATAttcattaggtcaactatatttctTGTATGTAATGAttctaaggtgtacatgtccgaCTGGCACATTTAGACTTGCTATACCCTATGTTCCTGGTTCAATTGCACAATGAGtagtttttgtggttttaaatTGTAAGGTGTACTAGTCCATCTGACAtcgacttcattttcatggtttattggcCAATAATAAGTTTTTCGTAATTTTATCAGTTTATCAGATACTAAAGGTAATAGGTGAACTATATTTGGCGTATGAAATGATTGTGaggtgtaaataaactcatcatagataccaggataacaTTTTGTACATGCACCAAACGCGcattttttctacaaaagactcatcagtgagcTCCAATCCAAATATTTTAATAGCCAAATAATGTACCAAGTTGAAGAGTTCCTataagttttgccaaatacagctaaggtaatctatcccTGAAGTAGAAAAAACcgtagtatttcaaaaattctaaagttttgtgaacagttaatttataaatatgactatatcaatgataattcatatcagtacagaagtgctgactactgggatgttgataccctcggggaattaaaactccaccatcagtggcatcgacccagtggtgtgtAGTAAATGTTTGATCTGTTTCTCTTGTACTGTTATGGATAGGATCactatattcggtgtatggattAATGATCCTCACGTCTGTTCTGTTGTCTGTCTAAATGagtttctatataaataaatgtgataTTATAACTATGGtaattttttgtgttcttttcttttgtttttgctaatatgcattatatatgcctttttgtttttcaaggAGTTTCACTGTATGGATAGAATGtagattggttttttttgtgttcttttcttttgtttttgctaatgtgctttctatatgcctttttgtttttctttgataatattttgtttgtttttattgtgattaagataataacacattGTTTACTGCCCATccctttttgacatttttccttACGATCAGGATTATGTCTGTTTTATGCAACTGTTATAAAGGTAAGTGGTTTAGCTAGCTGTATAACCAGGTtttattcaccattttctacattagacaaTGCcagttccaagtcaggaatatggcagttgttcaTTCATTTGATACTTTTGAGGTTTCgatttttacaatttgattacAGACTTTCCGTTTGAATTTTCGTCCGAGTTCGGTATTTTCTTCATATTACTCTATaggattcattaattttttaagCGCAGACAAATagcatctttttttattttcaaagagcCAGCCATCTAGATACTGTCTATATTTATGGTATTTTAGGGGTAAACCAAAtgattttttcatcaaattgacATGTCCATAAGGTTAAAGTGTGTAGAATGTGAAAAGATCGATATAAGAAAAGTAGTAGTTATCcaatatatcttatttttgataACAACGAAGGATATCTtacatttttctctttttcttcttatttcatataatacatttttgttaaaaactcatataatataacaaatactaTTTGAACACTTGAATCATCAAAAGACTTATAAGAATCTAATgtactaaaattaattttcacTTACTTACACTTGGTAATAactggacaataactttagtttaaatgaatgaatatctaCGAAATTTTACAAGAAAATTCAATACCACAAATGGATGATGGAATTTATTTTGGGTGTTATGGTGCCAATAGTTTGTGTTGGGAATTAAAAGGATTAAAAAGGAaccaaaacaataattttttgtagtttttaaacAACAACTTTCTGGTAAGTGTGTGAATCTTTCTGACATTGTACCACgaggttccatatcacaaagtTAAGGATGGGATAGCCCCAAACATGCAGGAATCAGGGCAAAAAATggaatcaaaattaaacattcaatattttttttagtttcatgacaataaatgtgtttaagtttatcatgtttatggacCTCTGTGGTCATATCAGGCTGCGCTCAGTGaagcattttaatttttctagaTTCATGACTGTCATATAGGTCTACACGTGTTAAGGTCTCCTACGTCCTTGCCATACACGTGTTTTGGTGTAAGCGTTATTTATCGAAGTCAATCTAGAAAATCTCTTTGGACGATATTTTCATTAACCTGTACTGGGTCATTCCAACTAGCTTCTCATTTGTTATATCTTGggctttttattataattacaaAGATGTATGGccaataacaaaattaatgctAATCGATATTCGCTCATCGTTCATTAATATTCTAGTTATTTTCTGATATCCccaatttttcaagaaaacaaaTGCTCATATACAGTATAGGTAACTTGTTTTGTGATTtctcaaatatttgttttacagttaaaaatttatttcatgcTATCTATTCATACAAGAGatgatttttgtattaaatataaTCTAGATGTGCtcgaaattaaatgaaatatttaaaaacaattcaaatgagataTGTGACATTTGCATGCATACATGAGAATAATAAACGGGTAGCAGAGACAATGACCAGAAAGTTACATTCAGTCGTATATGATTTCGAATTTATTGGACATTACTggctaaaaaataattaaaaaatacaacgaaaacaatatattatgatTGGTCATTCCAAGTTCACAGTGCACTCGTTTTGGATattagattttcatatttaaataattcaggttatagtcataaaaaaatgtttagaaagtTACAAAACTCGATATACACAAAATGTGTAGCTAAGCAGGTTAATTGTAACATTGTGTGTAGTTTGTTTAGTTGCTTCACAGTAAACAATCAAGACATGCATTTCGTTTAACATAACACTTTGTATAAAATCTCCATCCAATTTCTGAAATCTTAGGAATATCAGTAACAACATCTTGTCCGAATGAAAGTAGCTCACAACTGtaaaaaaaagggaaattaTTTCCGGCACAATGGCATTTTAACGAGgcacataaaaaacaaatgaaaaaaagccAATCAAACTTCgattgaaacaaaagaaaataaacgatAAATAGACATTTATGTTTTAAGCCAGTCTGACCTTACTTTGAGTTTTGAATGTATGCAAGTGTTGCCTGTGTTCCAGTGATATTTGTATACAGTATGACCTTAActaaaaatatgtgtttaagATGAGTGTGTTTCGGTATggagttttctattttttttgtcgaaacatttgacttttgtcAAGCTTAAGGGAAACATGCAATCGTCAAAATTAATAGTGCATGAACTCATTATAAAGCCTCAATGGCATACGTTACAGTTTCAGTGGAGGTTATGACGTTGCTCacgtaaaattttattttacaattttattttacgcGACGTCAAACCGCGACAAAACTGCAACATATTTGGAAAAGACGGTCGTCTGAATgattaattttcaataattttcttttaaatgaattttgaattAATACTGTACGAAGACTATTTGTGTCAGTTTTTACGAAGAAATCACCAATGATTTTTCAAAGTAGATAAATATACCGCAAAAAGAAGATATTCTAAATTTTAGGCAAAAATACACAAGTGTTAATCtttttgagaagaaaaaaacacgTTAACCAACGACCCACGTTATCTCTAAAAGTAGTAGttgaaagaatattttattatatatatttgaaatgacTAGTTGAACAAAAGCGTGTGTATATATTTTCGTAAACAAATTACCTTGGGACTATACTCATTTTATGTGTTCTTCGTCAGCTTTCATTGcttttttattggtttaaattCATGAACGtagattttcaacaaattattcaaaaagaCTTGTATTTTTAGTCTTAACTTATATTAATTCTGTAGGTTTTATCTTTGAGTATTTAGCTTACTGTAAAAATGGTATACACATCGATGTAGAATTTGAAATAGAATAAACAGATAAACGTCATAGAATGAGGATATTtgcactttttttctaaatctatGACCTGGAAATATATATCTAAACACGTCATaactgttttgttcacacatcgttatcaatataatggaattttatgaaactgtcatttaagtgagaggtttcgctagctataaaactaagTCAGAAGTGTGACAATTGATATCCATTCGATTGAtatgttttagcttttgattttgtcatttgcttAGAGTCTTTCCGTTTAGAATATATCTcggtatatttgttattttactttttacctgtTTTCACTGTAGTTGAACCCCATGCATTCTTCATCTGTCTTACATGTTATAGCACATATCGTCATTGATAGCCGCATCACTGGTTTATAAATGTTAAGATCAACTCTCTCGTCAGATTGACCGCACTTGACAAAATGGTTAGACGTATTGCCATAAACTAGCAGaagaaatag
This Mytilus trossulus isolate FHL-02 chromosome 14, PNRI_Mtr1.1.1.hap1, whole genome shotgun sequence DNA region includes the following protein-coding sequences:
- the LOC134696198 gene encoding anaphase-promoting complex subunit 10-like codes for the protein MATKVTANPDLDIFKEEKEGKLREVGNQAVWSLSSCKPGFGVDQLREDSPDTYWQSDGPQPHLVNIQFRKKTTIHDICIYTDYKADESYTPNRISIRAGTHFNDLVEVEQIEMSEPVGWVCVPMKDVNEKPIRTFMIQIAILSNHQNGRDTHLRRIKVRAPVQDISSAKIPKFTSPELLQYAFIR